From Ancylobacter pratisalsi, one genomic window encodes:
- a CDS encoding DegT/DnrJ/EryC1/StrS family aminotransferase yields the protein MIPPISWLTSTETKRDDVSDSAALHEHANRLAVEGGQPVRTTSLPWELPGAHWIGDEELELVSRVIRARSPFRFYGPDLQHMVDNLEQEWCTAFGHKHALGVSSGTAALSIAMAALEIGPGDEVLVPGYLWVSCVSAVVRAGAIPRLVDIDDCFTLDPADVERKIGPHTRAVLMVHMSGAPGRVAEVARICRERGVSLIEDCAQTAGASQDGKAVGTFGDIGIFSFQLNKNMTSGDGGMVVTERDDLYRRIVALHDLGYPRTAQGRLDTSDVECQLWGVGARMSELTGAMCLAQMRKLPLITHAMRSAKWQIRAAVEDLPGLTLRTIPDPKGDTGPFLLMVLKDADTANRFVAALRAEGIAGPPGSLACLTMREWGMHWYSNIPSLVNKRSNSRDGAPWSLPSNAFATDYDYGIGALPRCDDLQDRGALLTIASTLTPDDVSDIITAIRKVARVILA from the coding sequence ATGATACCGCCGATCTCTTGGCTCACCTCTACGGAAACGAAGAGAGACGACGTGTCAGATTCAGCAGCCTTGCATGAACATGCCAACCGCCTTGCAGTCGAGGGGGGGCAGCCGGTCCGGACGACAAGTCTGCCATGGGAATTGCCAGGCGCGCACTGGATCGGCGATGAGGAGCTGGAGCTGGTTTCCCGCGTCATCCGTGCCAGAAGCCCGTTCCGCTTCTATGGTCCAGATCTCCAGCACATGGTGGATAATCTGGAACAGGAGTGGTGCACAGCTTTTGGTCACAAGCATGCGCTCGGTGTGTCCTCCGGCACGGCTGCGCTTTCCATCGCGATGGCGGCCCTGGAGATTGGTCCTGGCGACGAGGTTCTAGTTCCCGGTTATCTCTGGGTAAGCTGCGTGAGCGCGGTGGTCCGTGCGGGGGCCATTCCCCGTCTCGTAGACATCGACGACTGCTTCACGCTTGATCCCGCAGACGTCGAGCGCAAGATCGGACCGCATACGCGTGCGGTGCTGATGGTGCACATGAGCGGCGCTCCAGGCCGAGTGGCCGAGGTGGCGCGCATCTGCCGCGAGCGCGGCGTCAGCCTTATTGAAGACTGCGCCCAGACGGCCGGCGCCAGCCAGGATGGCAAGGCCGTCGGCACCTTCGGCGACATCGGAATCTTCTCGTTCCAACTCAATAAGAACATGACGTCCGGCGACGGCGGCATGGTGGTGACCGAGCGCGACGACCTCTATCGTCGCATCGTCGCGCTGCACGATCTGGGTTATCCGCGCACCGCGCAGGGTCGTCTCGATACGTCCGACGTGGAATGCCAGCTTTGGGGTGTTGGCGCTCGCATGTCAGAGCTTACCGGCGCCATGTGCCTGGCACAGATGCGCAAGCTGCCCCTGATCACGCATGCCATGCGAAGCGCAAAGTGGCAGATCCGCGCCGCGGTGGAGGATCTTCCCGGTCTCACCTTGCGCACCATTCCGGACCCGAAGGGCGACACCGGCCCCTTCCTCCTCATGGTTTTGAAGGATGCCGATACGGCGAACCGCTTTGTGGCCGCCTTGCGCGCTGAAGGAATCGCCGGGCCGCCCGGCTCCCTTGCCTGCCTCACCATGCGGGAATGGGGCATGCACTGGTACTCCAATATCCCCAGCCTGGTGAACAAGCGGTCCAACAGCCGCGACGGCGCCCCCTGGAGCCTCCCGTCCAATGCGTTCGCCACGGACTACGACTATGGCATCGGCGCCTTGCCCCGGTGCGATGATCTGCAGGATCGCGGGGCGCTTCTGACCATCGCCTCGACACTGACGCCCGATGACGTGAGCGACATCATCACCGCAATCCGCAAGGTTGCACGCGTCATCCTCGCTTGA
- a CDS encoding VIT1/CCC1 transporter family protein, with the protein MSRLSHAEVHMVHRIGWLRAAVLGANDGLVSTASLVVGVAAAGSGHTEVLIAGLAGLVAGAMSMAAGEYVSVSSQTDAEQADLGRETRELRETPEAELEELTQIYCARGLDEGLARQVAVQLTERDALGAHARDELGISEIVTAHPIQAALVSALTFAVGAVIPLLIALLAPSGQIGLVVAGTTLIALAALGGLGASAGGAGVLKGAVRVTFWGALAMAATAGVGVVFGVAA; encoded by the coding sequence ATGAGCAGACTTTCGCATGCTGAAGTTCACATGGTTCATCGGATCGGCTGGCTGCGTGCGGCGGTGCTGGGCGCGAATGATGGTCTTGTCTCGACGGCCAGCCTGGTCGTCGGGGTGGCGGCCGCCGGATCCGGCCACACGGAGGTCCTGATTGCGGGCCTTGCCGGGCTGGTGGCGGGCGCGATGTCGATGGCGGCTGGCGAGTATGTCTCGGTCAGCTCGCAAACGGACGCCGAACAGGCCGATCTCGGGCGCGAGACTCGTGAACTCCGGGAGACGCCGGAGGCCGAATTGGAAGAGCTGACCCAGATCTATTGCGCGCGTGGTCTTGATGAGGGCCTGGCACGACAAGTGGCGGTGCAACTCACCGAGCGGGATGCACTGGGCGCGCACGCACGCGATGAACTCGGAATTTCCGAGATTGTGACCGCCCACCCTATTCAGGCCGCTCTGGTCTCCGCGCTGACGTTCGCGGTCGGCGCCGTAATTCCGTTGCTCATCGCACTCCTGGCGCCCTCCGGACAGATCGGTCTGGTCGTGGCTGGAACGACCTTAATTGCCTTGGCGGCACTCGGCGGGCTCGGCGCATCGGCTGGCGGGGCCGGCGTTCTAAAGGGGGCCGTCCGTGTGACCTT
- a CDS encoding sugar porter family MFS transporter yields MLLKGKSYVIYFIAAVAGIAGVLFGFDEGVIAGALAPLRHELGIDALAEGLMTAAVPLGAFVGAIIGGHLAARAGRRRLLMGSAVLFTIGALLSAGAIGFWTLTAARLIIGLGIGVAAMMAPLYISESAPTSRRGMLVSIYQLAVTLGILGAYLVGYAFADQWRWMFAVGAVPALMLFAGIFYLSDTPRWLLMHGRENEARAALRRIRGKAATGAEVTAEFNEIQAGAMADTGRKARFADLLAPRVRPALIVAMGLFMLQQLSGINAVIYYAPSVFELSGFSSSTTQIMATAGIGVVNVLMTLVGMALIDRIGRRFLLLLGFAGTAVALGVIAIGAATGSAIMGKLALGGLMLYVAAFAIAIGPLPWVMMAEVFPLQVRALGMSIASLVNWGFNFLVVFSFPVMLSHLGLEGVFGLYALVCIAGLAFTQWFVPETNGVSLEEIERHLNSGRRLRDLGRLAPDSA; encoded by the coding sequence CTGCTTCTAAAGGGAAAATCATACGTGATTTACTTTATAGCTGCCGTTGCCGGTATCGCTGGCGTTCTGTTCGGTTTCGACGAGGGCGTCATCGCCGGTGCACTCGCGCCGCTCAGGCACGAACTCGGCATTGATGCGCTCGCTGAGGGCCTGATGACCGCTGCTGTCCCGCTCGGGGCATTTGTCGGCGCGATCATCGGCGGGCATCTGGCCGCACGGGCCGGCCGGCGCAGGCTGCTGATGGGATCGGCAGTCCTCTTCACGATAGGCGCTTTGCTCAGCGCGGGTGCCATCGGCTTCTGGACCCTGACAGCCGCGCGACTGATCATCGGGCTCGGCATCGGCGTCGCCGCCATGATGGCGCCGCTGTACATCTCCGAAAGCGCGCCCACCTCACGCCGCGGCATGCTGGTTTCCATATATCAGCTCGCCGTGACCCTCGGAATTCTCGGCGCATACCTGGTTGGATATGCATTCGCCGATCAGTGGCGCTGGATGTTCGCGGTCGGCGCTGTTCCCGCATTGATGCTGTTCGCCGGAATTTTCTATCTGAGCGACACACCGCGCTGGCTGCTCATGCACGGGCGTGAGAACGAGGCCCGCGCAGCCCTGAGGCGGATTCGAGGCAAGGCGGCAACGGGGGCCGAGGTTACTGCCGAATTCAATGAAATCCAAGCTGGAGCGATGGCGGACACCGGTCGCAAGGCCCGCTTCGCAGACCTCCTGGCCCCGCGCGTGCGCCCGGCGCTGATCGTCGCCATGGGGCTGTTCATGCTCCAGCAGCTCTCCGGCATCAATGCAGTGATCTATTACGCGCCCAGCGTTTTTGAATTGTCCGGTTTCAGCTCATCCACGACGCAGATCATGGCCACCGCGGGTATCGGCGTGGTCAACGTGCTCATGACGCTGGTGGGCATGGCGCTCATTGATCGGATCGGACGCCGTTTCTTGCTGCTGCTTGGTTTCGCGGGCACGGCGGTGGCACTCGGCGTCATCGCTATTGGTGCGGCGACCGGAAGCGCCATCATGGGCAAGCTGGCACTCGGTGGGCTCATGCTCTACGTCGCTGCCTTTGCGATCGCGATCGGCCCCCTACCCTGGGTCATGATGGCGGAGGTCTTTCCCCTCCAAGTGCGGGCGCTTGGCATGAGCATCGCCTCGCTGGTGAATTGGGGCTTCAATTTCCTCGTGGTCTTCAGCTTTCCGGTGATGCTCAGCCACCTGGGGCTGGAAGGCGTTTTTGGTCTCTATGCGCTGGTGTGCATCGCCGGCCTGGCCTTCACCCAATGGTTCGTTCCGGAGACCAATGGTGTCAGTCTCGAGGAGATCGAGCGGCATTTGAACAGTGGACGGCGACTGCGCGATCTTGGCCGCCTCGCTCCCGACTCCGCATGA
- a CDS encoding heavy metal translocating P-type ATPase → MSRLLFDRLNVALLAIAVLGLVSGLGLWLGGHAHLATLAWIAGVCPVLAALVVEIVRSLAKGDVGLDIVAALSMSAALLFGESLAAAVVALMYSGGTFLESFAEGRARREMSDLLSRVPRTATRKRRGTLDDVPLDEIEPGDLLLIRQGDIAPVDGTVEGDGAMLDQSALTGESMPVRLGRGKDVMSGSTNAGEVFDLRVSRRAADSTYAGIVRLVEAAQRSKAPMARLADRYSLLFLVVTLALASAAWWFTGDPIRAVAVLVVATPCPLILAVPVALVAGLSRAAHFGVLIKGAKPLEALARIQTLILDKTGTLTDGRPQVVSITALAELSEDDVLYFAAALDQASKHPIAQAIVAAAHARGASLPLPENVVETPGDGVAGVIDGRKVVVGGVAFVASQSEAVNLEGTIRQAGSVVVAIAVDGQLVGHLVMADALRAGTSDLLAGLRRLGIGRILLATGDRRAVAEAVTEGLDLDAVRADLTPDQKVLVVLTERKNGLVMMVGDGVNDAPALAAADIGVAMGARGAAASAEAADVVLLVDQLDRLLSGIEVAQLSRRIALESVLAGIGLSILGMIAAAFGYLTPVQGALLQEMIDVAVILNALRALRITPKQAGRIAPALANGKAGRPPELKSNAA, encoded by the coding sequence ATGTCCCGATTGCTTTTCGATCGCCTCAACGTCGCCCTTCTGGCGATCGCCGTGCTTGGTCTCGTCTCCGGTCTCGGACTTTGGCTGGGTGGGCACGCCCATCTTGCCACCCTGGCATGGATAGCCGGCGTCTGCCCGGTGTTGGCGGCGCTCGTTGTCGAGATTGTTCGCAGCCTCGCGAAGGGCGACGTTGGGCTGGATATTGTGGCCGCGCTGTCGATGTCGGCAGCCTTGCTGTTTGGCGAAAGTCTCGCGGCAGCCGTCGTTGCTCTGATGTATTCCGGGGGTACGTTCCTGGAGAGCTTCGCAGAGGGCCGCGCGCGTCGCGAGATGAGCGATCTCCTCTCCCGTGTCCCCCGAACGGCGACCCGAAAGCGACGTGGCACGCTCGACGATGTGCCATTGGACGAGATCGAACCCGGCGACCTGCTGCTGATCCGGCAGGGCGACATCGCGCCTGTTGACGGCACCGTCGAAGGTGATGGCGCGATGCTGGACCAGTCGGCACTGACGGGCGAGTCGATGCCTGTGCGCCTGGGCCGGGGCAAAGACGTGATGAGCGGCTCGACAAATGCGGGCGAAGTCTTCGACCTGCGGGTGAGCCGCCGCGCCGCCGACAGCACCTATGCCGGCATTGTCCGGCTGGTTGAGGCGGCACAGCGTTCCAAGGCGCCGATGGCCCGGCTCGCAGACCGTTACTCGCTGCTGTTTCTGGTCGTCACTCTGGCGCTCGCGTCGGCGGCCTGGTGGTTCACGGGCGACCCTATCCGCGCGGTGGCGGTTCTGGTGGTCGCCACGCCGTGCCCTCTTATTCTCGCCGTTCCTGTCGCGCTCGTCGCCGGCTTGTCGCGTGCGGCGCATTTCGGGGTTCTGATCAAGGGCGCAAAGCCGCTGGAGGCGCTGGCGCGGATCCAGACACTGATCCTCGACAAGACAGGCACGTTGACTGACGGGCGGCCACAGGTTGTTTCAATCACGGCGCTGGCCGAGCTGTCCGAGGACGACGTCCTGTACTTCGCCGCAGCGCTGGATCAGGCGTCGAAACATCCGATCGCGCAGGCGATCGTTGCCGCCGCACATGCCAGAGGCGCCTCTCTTCCACTACCGGAAAACGTGGTCGAGACGCCCGGAGACGGTGTTGCAGGGGTGATTGATGGCCGAAAAGTCGTCGTAGGGGGCGTCGCATTCGTCGCCTCGCAGAGCGAGGCAGTGAACCTTGAGGGCACGATCCGCCAAGCCGGTTCGGTCGTCGTGGCAATTGCGGTCGATGGGCAACTCGTCGGCCATCTTGTGATGGCCGACGCGCTGAGGGCCGGTACCTCTGATCTGCTTGCAGGGCTGCGCCGGTTGGGGATCGGCCGCATCCTTCTGGCGACGGGCGACCGCCGGGCTGTGGCCGAAGCCGTGACCGAAGGGCTGGACCTTGACGCTGTTCGGGCTGACCTGACACCGGACCAGAAGGTGCTTGTGGTGCTGACCGAGCGCAAGAACGGACTGGTGATGATGGTCGGCGATGGCGTCAACGATGCGCCGGCCCTCGCCGCCGCCGACATCGGTGTCGCCATGGGCGCGCGGGGGGCCGCCGCCTCTGCCGAGGCCGCGGACGTCGTTCTGCTGGTCGATCAGCTGGACCGCCTGTTGTCGGGAATTGAAGTCGCCCAACTCTCGCGCCGGATCGCCCTGGAAAGCGTACTGGCTGGGATCGGGCTCTCGATACTGGGCATGATTGCCGCTGCGTTCGGATATCTGACGCCGGTGCAGGGTGCTTTGCTGCAGGAAATGATCGATGTGGCGGTGATCCTGAACGCGCTGCGCGCGCTCAGGATCACGCCGAAACAGGCCGGGCGGATAGCCCCCGCGCTTGCGAATGGGAAGGCGGGTCGTCCGCCCGAACTGAAATCCAACGCCGCATAG
- a CDS encoding sugar porter family MFS transporter yields MRSLLLISSLVMLFGILFGFSTASIAGVVQAIADTFSLSTRAIEMVVTTLLVGCFIGAAVAAPISERIGRKPTCFIAAGLALAGYALIPLGQMMFPGPGMLVTARILVGLGVGLSSMVVPMYAAEITPTRHRGAIVSLFQLAITIGILFGYAVPLTFTGRLSWVDMLSGGGLIAALCATSALVLPESPRWLNAKGHAALAQAAARRLNIHEELDSTPRAPAVAVSYRVVLQRGGTAAVLAFCSLLFVLQNFSGIDGILYYAPHIFTELGFPAGIAALAATFGLGLVNVLATVVAMLVVDRIGRRPLLIFGSAAMSACLGLVIVASLADWPWVALAGLCGYIVAFALSLGPLPYVLMAELFPSAIRDRGIAIASATSWLFNGIVAGTFLSVVQGIGLSATIGIFFAVCLLSLAVSVAFAPETRRIRLETIEENVLDGRPLRQLGAPAT; encoded by the coding sequence ATGCGATCGCTTCTCTTGATTTCGAGTCTGGTTATGCTTTTCGGCATTCTGTTTGGCTTCAGCACCGCCTCAATAGCTGGCGTCGTGCAGGCGATTGCCGACACGTTTTCTCTCTCGACGCGCGCCATCGAGATGGTGGTCACCACGCTGCTGGTGGGCTGCTTCATCGGCGCGGCCGTTGCCGCACCCATATCCGAGCGGATCGGACGCAAGCCGACCTGTTTCATAGCGGCCGGCTTGGCCTTAGCTGGCTATGCACTCATTCCATTGGGTCAGATGATGTTTCCGGGGCCGGGCATGCTGGTCACCGCGCGCATCTTGGTCGGCCTTGGTGTCGGCCTGTCTTCCATGGTCGTGCCGATGTATGCGGCAGAGATCACACCCACACGTCATCGCGGCGCGATCGTGTCGCTGTTTCAGCTGGCGATCACCATCGGCATCCTGTTCGGCTATGCTGTCCCTCTGACCTTTACCGGCCGCCTCTCCTGGGTCGACATGCTCAGTGGCGGCGGCCTCATCGCCGCCTTGTGCGCCACCTCCGCGCTGGTATTGCCGGAAAGTCCGCGCTGGCTGAACGCCAAAGGCCATGCTGCGCTTGCGCAGGCCGCGGCGCGCCGTCTCAATATCCATGAGGAACTCGACAGTACTCCGCGGGCACCGGCCGTCGCGGTTTCCTATCGCGTGGTGCTCCAGCGGGGCGGCACGGCGGCTGTGCTGGCGTTCTGCAGTCTGCTCTTCGTCCTCCAGAATTTCTCCGGCATCGACGGCATTCTCTATTATGCACCGCACATCTTCACGGAGCTGGGCTTCCCAGCCGGTATTGCCGCTCTCGCGGCGACGTTCGGCCTTGGGCTGGTGAATGTACTGGCGACCGTTGTCGCCATGCTGGTTGTGGACCGGATCGGTCGCCGCCCCCTCCTTATCTTCGGCTCAGCGGCGATGTCGGCATGCCTTGGACTGGTTATTGTGGCCTCGTTGGCGGACTGGCCATGGGTGGCCCTTGCCGGACTGTGCGGCTATATCGTCGCCTTTGCGCTGAGCCTCGGGCCGCTGCCCTATGTTCTAATGGCGGAACTGTTCCCCTCCGCGATCCGGGATCGGGGCATCGCCATCGCCTCGGCCACGAGTTGGCTGTTCAACGGCATTGTGGCTGGAACCTTCCTGTCCGTGGTGCAAGGTATAGGGCTGTCCGCCACGATTGGCATATTCTTCGCGGTGTGCCTGCTGTCCCTCGCGGTGTCGGTCGCGTTCGCGCCTGAAACGCGTCGCATCCGCCTTGAGACCATCGAGGAGAACGTTCTCGATGGCCGTCCGCTTCGTCAGCTCGGCGCACCTGCCACCTAG